In Pseudomonas sp. p1(2021b), the genomic window GCAGCGTCGGTGAACTCCACCAACACATCCCCCAAGCCCCTCACCTGATAAGCTGCACAGCATTATCGAACACCGACCGGAGTCGCTATGGCAGTGGATCTTGCCAGTATCCTGCTGGGCCTCGTGGCCGCAGCCATACCTTGCCTGGGCTGGGCCGTGCAACTGCAGCGGCGCCTGTCTGCCCGGCAATCGGAACTGGCGCTGCTCGAAGAGCGCCTTGGCAGTGCCCAGCTCGCCCAGGAAGGCCTGCAGGCGCAGCTGGACGCCAGCCGCGACGAAATCAGCGACCTGAGCGAAGCCAATGTGCTCAAGCAGACCACCCTGGCGGCCCAGGCCCGCGAACTGGAACTGTTGCAGATCGACCGCGACAACGCTCGCGATGCCGCCCACGCCTGGCAGCTGGAGCGGGCCAACCGCGAGGCCGAACTGCGCCGCCTGGAAGCCCAGGCCGCCCGCCTGGAAGCCGAGCTGCGCGAACAGCAGGAAAGCCACCAGCAACGCCTCGAAGACCTGCAGCAAGCCCGCGACACCTTGCGTGCCCAGTTCGCCGAAATGGCCACCAAGATCTTCGATGAACGCGAACAGCGCTTCGCCCAGACCAGCCAGCAGCACCTGGGCCAGTTGCTCGACCCGCTCAAGGAGCGCATCCAGGCCTTCGAAAAGCGCGTGGAGGAAAGCTACCAGCAGGAAGCCCGCGAACGCTTCTCCCTGGGCAAGGAGCTCGAGCGCCTGCAGCAGTTGAACCTGCGCCTGTCCGACGAAGCCACCAACCTGACCCAGGCACTCAAGGGCCAGAAGACCCAGGGCAACTGGGGCGAGCTGATCCTGGAGCGGGTGCTGGAGCATGCGGGCCTGGAAAAGGGCCGCGAGTACCAGACCCAGGTCAGCCTCAAGAGCGCCGACGGCGAGCGCTACCAGCCCGACGTACTGATCATGCTGCCAGGCGACAAGCAGGTGGTGGTCGATGCCAAGGTCAGCCTGACCGCCTATCAGCAATTTGTCGGCGACCCCAACACCGAGAGCGCCCAGGCGGCCCTCAAGCAGCACGTGCAGTCGCTGCGCAGCCATGTCAAAGGCTTGTCCAGCAAGGACTACAACCGCCTCGATGGCCTGCACAGCCTGGATTTCGTCCTGCTCTTCGTGCCCATCGAAGCGGCGTTCTCCGCCGCCCTGCAGGCCGAGCCGAACCTGTTCCAGGAGGCCTTCGACCGGCAGATCGTCATCGTCAGCCCCACCACCTTGCTGGCCACCTTGCGGGTCATCGACAGCCTGTGGAAGCAGGAGCGTCAAAGCCAGAACGCCCGGGAAATCGCCGAGCGCGCCGGGTGGCTGTACGACAAGTTCGTGCTGTTCATCCAGGACCTGGACGAACTGGGCAGCCGCCTGCAGCAGGTGGACAAGGCCTATGCCGCAGCGCGCAACAAGCTCTGCGAAGGGCGCGGCAACCTGGTCAGCCGCAGCGAGCAGCTCAAGCTGCTGGGTGCCCGGGCCAGCAAGAGCCTGCCGGGCGACTTGCTCGAGCGGGCCCTTGCCGATGGGGTGATGGCCGACGAAGCGCTTACTGAACCAGGCTCAGATGGCGGTTGAGCAATGCACGCAGGGCTGCCGGCTTGACGGGTTTGGCCAGGTAGTCGAGGCCTGCGGCATGGACCAGTGCGATGGTCTCGTTGCGCCCGTCGGCACTGATCACCACGCCAGGCACCGGCTCGCCCAGGCGGGTGCGTAGCCAGGCCATCAGGCCGGTACCGGTCTCGCCGTCGTCCAGGTGGTAGTCCACCAGCGCCAGGTGCGGGCGCATGCCCTTGCCCAGCAGCGCCTCGCATTCCTCGCGGTTGCGCGCGGTCCAGACCCGGCAGCCCCAGCGGCCGAGCAGGCTGTTCATGCCCACAAGAATGCTGTCTTCGTTGTCGACGCACAGCACCTGCAGCCCGGCCAGTGGTTGGCTGGCCTGTTCCACCGGCGCCTTGGCCGGGGCGACGGCACTGCGGGCGATCGGCACGCTGACACGAAACACGCTGCCCTTGCCGGGCCAGGAACGCACCTCCAGCGGGTGGCCGAGCACCCGGCACAGGCCGTCGGCGATGGCCAGGCCCAGGCCCAGGCCTTTCTCGGCACGGGTCTGGTGGCTGTCCAGGCGCTTGAACTCTTGGAAGATCACCTGCAGCTTGTCGTCGGCGATGCCTGGGCCGCGGTCCCACACCTCCAGCCACAGGCGCTCGCCCTGGCGGCGTACGCCCAGCAGGATCGGGCTCTTGCCATAGCGCAGGGCGTTGGTCAGGAAGTTCT contains:
- the rmuC gene encoding DNA recombination protein RmuC, with protein sequence MLEERLGSAQLAQEGLQAQLDASRDEISDLSEANVLKQTTLAAQARELELLQIDRDNARDAAHAWQLERANREAELRRLEAQAARLEAELREQQESHQQRLEDLQQARDTLRAQFAEMATKIFDEREQRFAQTSQQHLGQLLDPLKERIQAFEKRVEESYQQEARERFSLGKELERLQQLNLRLSDEATNLTQALKGQKTQGNWGELILERVLEHAGLEKGREYQTQVSLKSADGERYQPDVLIMLPGDKQVVVDAKVSLTAYQQFVGDPNTESAQAALKQHVQSLRSHVKGLSSKDYNRLDGLHSLDFVLLFVPIEAAFSAALQAEPNLFQEAFDRQIVIVSPTTLLATLRVIDSLWKQERQSQNAREIAERAGWLYDKFVLFIQDLDELGSRLQQVDKAYAAARNKLCEGRGNLVSRSEQLKLLGARASKSLPGDLLERALADGVMADEALTEPGSDGG